In one Natronosalvus amylolyticus genomic region, the following are encoded:
- the dacZ gene encoding diadenylate cyclase DacZ has protein sequence MVELDDVFGDIFADIEAVVLFGPSGSYYERLQEIEDLDVVVVGTENAVGAETFVELPIEFQNVAERIRFGLEGALEQGVIDDGDDLACATSVFGDSIDTVSRVRADGDSETGIYNLFAKSRADPDVIKSVLELAIELGKKGQKGKPVGALFVVGDAGKVMNKSRPLSYNPFEKSHVHVGDPIVNVMLKEFSRLDGAFVISDSGKLVSAYRYLEPSAEGVDIPKGLGARHMAGGAITRDTNAISIVLSESDGMVRAFKAGEIILEVDPEEY, from the coding sequence ATGGTCGAACTAGACGACGTATTCGGTGATATCTTCGCCGATATCGAGGCTGTTGTCCTCTTCGGGCCGAGTGGCTCGTACTACGAACGGTTACAGGAAATCGAGGATCTCGATGTCGTCGTCGTGGGAACGGAGAACGCCGTCGGTGCAGAGACGTTCGTCGAACTTCCCATCGAATTTCAGAACGTCGCCGAACGCATTCGGTTCGGTCTCGAGGGTGCACTCGAGCAGGGCGTTATCGACGACGGTGACGACCTCGCGTGTGCAACCAGCGTCTTTGGTGATAGCATCGATACGGTTTCTCGGGTTCGAGCCGACGGGGACAGCGAAACGGGTATCTACAATCTCTTTGCGAAATCTCGTGCGGATCCGGACGTGATCAAATCGGTCCTCGAGTTGGCGATCGAACTCGGGAAAAAAGGACAGAAAGGCAAGCCTGTCGGTGCGTTGTTCGTCGTCGGTGATGCTGGCAAGGTGATGAACAAGTCCCGTCCACTGAGCTACAACCCGTTCGAAAAATCCCACGTCCACGTGGGCGACCCCATCGTGAACGTGATGCTCAAAGAGTTCTCACGACTGGATGGCGCGTTCGTCATCTCCGATTCGGGAAAACTTGTATCAGCGTATCGGTACCTCGAGCCCTCCGCAGAGGGTGTCGACATCCCGAAAGGGCTCGGTGCAAGACACATGGCCGGTGGGGCAATAACCAGAGATACGAACGCCATCTCGATAGTCCTCTCCGAGAGCGATGGGATGGTACGGGCGTTCAAAGCCGGTGAGATTATTCTGGAGGTCGACCCGGAGGAGTACTGA
- a CDS encoding mechanosensitive ion channel domain-containing protein, translated as MELQVLAGEPIFIALGVVLLGLIVGYIVGRINAELLRAAGVPGAVEGTPFERTAQSLGTSTVKIIARLSSWFIYGIALLTAIHIADLLPTEAFWQTIMTFVPQLFVAVLVVLVGFIVADKAELAVSEYLRGVKLPEVSLIPKVVKYSVLYVAFLIALAQIGVHVLALLILLTVYATGLVLVGAFAFKDFLVSSAVGIYLLLNQPYGIGDEIEVGDRAGIVQEVDLFVTKIESDSREYIIPNRVVFEDGIVRIRD; from the coding sequence ATGGAGCTACAGGTGCTGGCCGGGGAGCCAATCTTTATCGCCCTGGGGGTAGTCCTCCTCGGGCTTATCGTCGGCTACATCGTCGGGCGAATCAACGCCGAATTACTCCGTGCAGCGGGGGTTCCGGGGGCTGTCGAGGGAACGCCGTTCGAACGAACCGCACAGTCGCTTGGAACCTCGACGGTCAAAATCATCGCCAGGCTCAGTTCGTGGTTCATCTACGGTATCGCCCTGTTGACGGCGATTCATATTGCAGACTTGCTGCCGACCGAGGCGTTCTGGCAAACGATCATGACGTTCGTCCCGCAACTGTTCGTTGCGGTTCTCGTTGTCCTCGTCGGCTTTATCGTCGCGGATAAGGCCGAACTGGCCGTCAGTGAGTACCTTCGCGGCGTCAAACTTCCTGAAGTTTCGCTCATCCCGAAAGTCGTCAAGTACTCCGTTCTCTACGTCGCTTTCCTCATCGCACTCGCACAGATCGGTGTCCACGTGCTGGCGCTTCTCATTTTACTGACGGTGTACGCCACCGGATTGGTACTGGTCGGCGCGTTCGCCTTCAAGGACTTTCTCGTCTCGAGTGCCGTCGGCATCTATCTGCTGTTGAACCAGCCCTATGGCATCGGTGACGAAATCGAAGTCGGAGACCGAGCTGGTATCGTCCAGGAAGTCGACCTGTTCGTCACGAAAATCGAATCCGACTCGAGAGAGTACATTATTCCCAACCGCGTGGTCTTCGAGGACGGTATCGTCCGTATCCGCGATTGA